The nucleotide window GCAAATCGCCCGCCAGTACGAGTACGACGAGTGCTCGGTGCTGGCCGTTGACTTCGGAGTCGCCGAGGCGGACGCCGCCGTCGATCTCGTCGACGATACGGTCATCGTCGTCGATAGCGCGGATCGACGTTCTGTCGACCGCTCGGACGGCGAATCGCCCG belongs to Natronorubrum aibiense and includes:
- a CDS encoding Hsp20/alpha crystallin family protein is translated as MTLEQFSTEAGQIARQYEYDECSVLAVDFGVAEADAAVDLVDDTVIVVDSADRRSVDRSDGESPEGGHQYEIDLPDGVDDAHTFMKNGVLTVEMEGDL